From the genome of Streptomyces sp. V1I1, one region includes:
- a CDS encoding M14 family zinc carboxypeptidase, giving the protein MGLPRPLLIATAALAGAVLLAPAPATALPGRDGPQPHPVREGGGRDAAVAKAPLSAAANALRTAAPELAKSGGYPRRTVLDAPPVNPADKSIKLGLEPYHALAPRLNALQKLGDRVSVEVAGHSAGGHELYLVTVTAPETSRQAREQERMRELIENSPAAAAKDKRVKSAYKTPVFINNNIHGNEWEGTDAALKLIEELAKAKDGTTADLLSRNRIYLNVTANPDGRIAGTRANANGFDLNRDFITGSQPEARAIRQIAIDKQPALMLDLHGYVNGTLIEPTTPPHGENYEYDLFLKNSYANALGMEKAVNGLGYTPAKDGVQPAVIPFRDEKEGWDDWPPVFTPQYMPFQGAIASHTIEFPMAVNNEEYDSLPVAELRRRAAINTAVAGAAMRATLDYTRTHRTAVIADQIETFRRGAAGEAQRPVSEETVPGVPGIGPEDVYTTTFPRAYVIPAGRGQRSATAAARLVDHLVANDVRVERAVLPFRLAGRSYPAGSYVVDMRQPKRGIANVILAEGRDISADVSTMYDISGWSLGLLWGATVDKAAKGKLHVVGRPVHAAAPAGYVAPFGELRLRLDDPKELAALNSLLAQGVKVRRATDGSAIVPGSARGVAGVLADRLGVAFLATKEKGTGALKRTRVAAAVTPGELFALREMGFEVQPVSTAALNAGFDWSKADVLMVSGGLEYGRLTPAARGALDAFLGGDGGVVTLGSDGAAFNADAGLIAVKPVAGNGDANGVVRVANAAGSPVTGGAPAHTFVYSPLWFTDLGPGVRVEQSYGPGNPLVAGHWRTTEDGKGGPKDAAGRASIVSGTSAKGTPVVLFGTEPLFRDHPKGVFAQVGRALITR; this is encoded by the coding sequence ATGGGCTTGCCCCGCCCCCTTCTCATCGCCACCGCCGCCCTCGCCGGGGCGGTGCTTCTCGCGCCCGCGCCCGCGACCGCACTCCCCGGTCGCGACGGCCCACAGCCCCATCCCGTACGCGAAGGCGGCGGGCGCGACGCCGCAGTCGCGAAGGCTCCCCTCTCGGCCGCCGCCAACGCGCTGCGCACCGCGGCCCCCGAGCTCGCGAAGAGCGGCGGCTACCCACGGCGTACCGTCCTGGATGCGCCGCCCGTGAACCCGGCCGACAAGTCGATCAAGCTGGGGCTCGAGCCGTACCACGCGCTCGCCCCGCGGCTGAACGCCCTGCAGAAGCTCGGCGACCGGGTCAGCGTCGAGGTGGCCGGGCACTCCGCCGGCGGGCACGAGCTGTATCTCGTCACCGTCACCGCGCCCGAGACCTCCCGGCAGGCGCGCGAGCAGGAGCGGATGCGGGAGCTGATCGAGAACTCCCCGGCCGCCGCCGCCAAGGACAAGCGCGTCAAGTCCGCCTACAAGACGCCGGTGTTCATCAACAACAACATCCACGGCAATGAGTGGGAGGGCACCGACGCCGCCCTGAAGCTCATCGAGGAGCTGGCGAAGGCGAAGGACGGCACGACTGCCGACCTGCTGTCCAGGAACCGTATCTACCTCAATGTGACGGCCAACCCGGACGGCCGCATCGCCGGCACCCGCGCAAATGCCAACGGCTTCGACCTCAACCGGGACTTCATCACCGGATCCCAGCCCGAGGCGCGCGCCATCCGGCAGATCGCCATCGACAAACAGCCGGCTCTCATGCTCGATCTGCACGGTTACGTCAACGGCACACTGATCGAGCCGACGACTCCGCCGCACGGCGAGAACTACGAGTACGACCTCTTCCTCAAGAATTCGTACGCCAACGCGCTGGGCATGGAGAAGGCGGTGAACGGCCTCGGCTACACCCCCGCCAAGGACGGTGTGCAGCCCGCCGTCATCCCCTTCCGGGACGAGAAGGAGGGCTGGGACGACTGGCCGCCGGTCTTCACCCCGCAGTACATGCCGTTCCAGGGCGCGATCGCCTCGCACACCATCGAGTTCCCGATGGCGGTCAACAACGAGGAGTACGACTCCCTGCCCGTCGCCGAGCTGCGCCGCCGGGCCGCGATCAACACGGCCGTCGCGGGCGCGGCGATGCGCGCGACGCTCGACTACACGCGTACGCACCGCACGGCGGTGATCGCCGACCAGATCGAGACCTTCCGGCGGGGCGCGGCGGGCGAGGCGCAGCGGCCGGTCTCGGAGGAGACGGTGCCTGGCGTGCCGGGCATCGGTCCCGAGGACGTGTACACCACGACCTTCCCGCGCGCGTACGTCATTCCGGCGGGGCGGGGCCAGAGGTCGGCGACCGCGGCGGCCCGGCTGGTGGACCATCTGGTTGCCAACGACGTACGGGTGGAGCGGGCGGTGCTGCCGTTCAGGCTCGCGGGCCGCAGCTACCCGGCGGGATCGTACGTCGTCGACATGCGCCAGCCCAAGCGCGGCATCGCCAATGTGATCCTGGCCGAGGGCCGGGACATCAGCGCGGACGTGTCCACGATGTACGACATCTCGGGCTGGAGCCTCGGGCTGCTGTGGGGCGCGACCGTGGACAAGGCCGCCAAGGGCAAGCTGCATGTGGTGGGCCGCCCGGTCCATGCTGCCGCGCCCGCCGGCTATGTGGCCCCGTTCGGGGAACTGCGGCTGCGGCTCGACGACCCGAAGGAGCTCGCCGCCCTCAACTCCCTGCTCGCGCAGGGGGTGAAGGTGCGGCGCGCCACTGACGGCTCGGCGATCGTGCCGGGTTCGGCCCGCGGTGTGGCAGGTGTACTCGCCGACCGTCTCGGGGTCGCCTTCTTGGCCACGAAGGAGAAGGGCACGGGCGCGCTGAAGCGGACCAGGGTCGCCGCGGCGGTGACCCCCGGTGAGCTGTTCGCGCTGCGCGAGATGGGCTTCGAGGTGCAGCCGGTGTCGACGGCCGCTCTCAACGCGGGCTTCGACTGGTCGAAGGCGGATGTGCTGATGGTCTCGGGCGGTCTGGAGTACGGGCGGCTGACCCCGGCCGCCCGCGGCGCGCTGGACGCCTTCCTCGGGGGCGACGGCGGTGTGGTGACCCTCGGCTCGGACGGCGCGGCCTTCAACGCCGATGCGGGTCTGATCGCGGTCAAGCCGGTGGCGGGCAACGGCGACGCCAACGGCGTGGTCCGGGTGGCCAATGCGGCCGGCAGCCCGGTCACCGGCGGCGCGCCCGCGCACACCTTCGTGTACTCCCCGCTGTGGTTCACCGACCTCGGCCCAGGTGTGCGGGTGGAGCAGTCGTACGGCCCGGGGAACCCGCTCGTCGCGGGCCACTGGCGTACGACGGAGGACGGCAAGGGCGGCCCGAAGGACGCGGCCGGCCGGGCGTCGATCGTCAGCGGTACGAGCGCGAAGGGCACGCCGGTCGTGCTGTTCGGCACGGAGCCGCTGTTCCGCGACCACCCGAAGGGCGTGTTCGCGCAGGTCGGCCGGGCGCTGATCACACGCTGA
- a CDS encoding MarR family winged helix-turn-helix transcriptional regulator produces the protein MATPRTDTLTVEVVELIGTVVARYYAEYEQAAAKHSLTGAQARVLGLLTLEPMPMRRVAQKLRCEPSNITGIVDRLETRGLVERRPDPNDRRVKLAAPTKDGADTARRLRESLDFAREPLAGLSDEERTILRDLLKRMLGEGAPAVP, from the coding sequence ATGGCCACCCCACGAACAGACACCCTGACCGTCGAGGTCGTCGAGCTCATCGGCACCGTTGTGGCCCGCTACTACGCGGAGTACGAGCAGGCCGCGGCCAAGCACTCACTCACCGGCGCGCAGGCGCGGGTGCTGGGACTGCTGACCCTTGAGCCGATGCCCATGCGCCGCGTCGCACAGAAGCTGAGATGCGAGCCGTCGAACATCACCGGCATCGTCGACCGTCTGGAGACCCGCGGGCTGGTGGAACGACGGCCCGATCCGAACGACCGCAGGGTGAAGCTGGCCGCGCCGACGAAGGACGGGGCCGACACCGCGCGGCGGCTGCGGGAGTCGCTGGACTTCGCGCGCGAGCCGCTGGCCGGGCTGTCGGACGAGGAGCGGACGATACTTCGGGACCTACTCAAGCGGATGCTGGGCGAAGGGGCTCCGGCCGTGCCGTAG
- a CDS encoding organic hydroperoxide resistance protein — MSIQQSDVLYTAAATAENGRDGRVVTHDGRVVTHDGRLDLVVNPPKEMGGSGAGTNPEQLFAAGYSACFQGALGVVARRENADISGSTVTAEVGIGKNDEGFGITVRISANIPNVDAATAKDLLEKAHQVCPYSKATRGNITVDLAV, encoded by the coding sequence ATGTCCATCCAGCAGTCCGACGTCCTGTACACCGCTGCCGCCACCGCGGAGAACGGCCGTGACGGCCGGGTCGTCACCCACGACGGCCGGGTCGTCACCCACGACGGCCGGCTCGACCTGGTCGTCAATCCGCCGAAGGAGATGGGCGGTTCCGGTGCGGGAACCAACCCGGAGCAGCTCTTCGCCGCCGGTTACAGCGCCTGCTTCCAGGGTGCTCTGGGTGTCGTCGCCCGCCGGGAGAACGCAGATATTTCCGGCTCGACGGTCACCGCCGAGGTCGGCATAGGCAAGAACGACGAGGGCTTCGGGATCACCGTCAGGATCTCCGCGAACATCCCGAACGTGGACGCCGCCACCGCCAAGGACCTGCTCGAGAAGGCCCACCAGGTCTGCCCGTACTCCAAGGCGACCCGCGGCAACATCACGGTCGACCTCGCGGTCTGA
- a CDS encoding Ig-like domain-containing protein codes for MLQTLVFLGPAHAWAGEDQAVDTGFEPHNATANPRKPSQVAVMRGCTVRIDNNFGKDGFPITRSSTLACSGDPSLAFDSQGRLFVTHLSDDLNTTANRFGVGVAQITDLTTTGNQNYTPDQVSGNSPNNHDKQWLVADANPTSPYRDNLYIVWTHLGAPWQIQFSRLENGSTIWSPPSVLSTAGEGNVWPSHAAVGPNGDLYVAYHANGCNEGADGAPGQGTTQLLRDGSGGADFAAGTVPQKTAAFGAGQATVTCNVQDTPGGDIPGADFWLQGSMQPWILPDPARPGNVYVVANDDPNDAFGNGDDADVVIARSTDNGQTFTRGRVDHGPGQTFAVMPTAHIDQDGNAVVTWYDNRSGETNGGTGPNGSNNFLLELYGTTSRDGGQTWAQDFRVSDSPFDPDLNAPCRFSCAAGSTQQTLRIGEYNGVWTVDGIGYATWTGNATPPAGGNPAAGAQTTYYDTFSMLGAFPDTFEPNEATDTAVAAALGSNDRFNQGRLTLHSATDVDFFRVEARHTGHLHAGIAFNEVISELQVRAYDRFGNEVGTGTIAETRPGSSTSKLAIPVVKDQPYFIAVSDSGISDPTEPGQASPTDPPEATYDLTIVNRAAPEPFGLDLKRESDSGRIDNDDVTNVAGPEILLRVDDSELQAAGIELSPENGTAALEDDVPGYKVAVERDGQRVGLAQPVDPTLKPGVYEIDLDPVLVEGEHLITAEVLIVDPSDDPDSAGILHDTGSGKESAHALAITLDTTAPAAPLSAPDLLSSSDTGGNDIDNITTITKPAFQGSSVEPNALVRLTADPPAGGPSVVGKDTVTSGGEYEIVSDPLDDGTYDMAVRFEDLAGNVSPASPSLPVTIANQSLTLSGATADVLVDVDQGTVTGYPDIPGGFVGIRGIPVVNLDAAGNGLAIQGGEGDESLTFTPTSANGGRLTRTNSPQVLNLSGVTGDVAINPEGGDDEVTIVGTTGADSILGTVDLLTLLRVEGLLGLEITTGETERIGVTARGGKDTVDLTAKNTVSALLSVDSGPPNTAAPPQGDTLIVRRGSPLGLLSNAPGGPFTGEGSAFVRYPLTTGAETRIDYAQTERVKLVH; via the coding sequence GTGCTGCAGACGCTTGTGTTCCTCGGACCCGCGCACGCATGGGCGGGCGAAGACCAAGCAGTCGACACCGGCTTCGAGCCGCACAACGCGACGGCCAATCCCCGGAAGCCGTCACAGGTCGCCGTCATGCGGGGATGTACCGTCCGCATCGACAACAACTTCGGTAAAGACGGCTTCCCGATCACGCGGTCGTCGACCCTCGCGTGTTCCGGGGACCCGTCCCTCGCCTTCGACTCACAGGGGCGCCTGTTCGTCACTCATCTCTCGGACGATCTGAACACCACCGCCAATCGCTTCGGGGTGGGGGTCGCTCAGATCACCGACCTGACGACGACGGGGAACCAGAATTACACCCCCGACCAGGTGAGCGGGAACAGCCCGAACAACCACGACAAGCAGTGGCTGGTGGCCGACGCCAACCCCACCAGCCCATACCGGGACAACCTCTACATCGTCTGGACACACCTCGGCGCCCCATGGCAGATCCAGTTCTCCCGCTTGGAGAACGGCAGCACGATCTGGTCGCCGCCGAGCGTCCTCTCCACGGCCGGAGAGGGGAACGTCTGGCCCTCCCACGCGGCCGTCGGCCCGAACGGCGACCTCTACGTTGCCTACCACGCCAACGGGTGCAACGAGGGGGCCGACGGGGCGCCCGGCCAGGGCACCACACAGCTCCTCCGCGACGGCTCCGGCGGGGCCGATTTCGCCGCCGGTACGGTCCCGCAGAAGACCGCGGCGTTCGGGGCGGGGCAGGCCACCGTCACCTGCAACGTGCAGGACACCCCGGGCGGTGACATCCCGGGGGCCGACTTCTGGCTCCAGGGCAGCATGCAACCCTGGATCCTCCCCGACCCGGCCCGGCCGGGGAACGTCTACGTCGTCGCCAACGACGACCCCAACGACGCCTTCGGGAACGGCGACGACGCCGACGTCGTCATCGCCCGCTCCACGGACAACGGGCAGACCTTCACCCGGGGCAGGGTCGACCACGGGCCGGGCCAGACCTTCGCCGTGATGCCCACCGCCCACATCGACCAGGACGGCAACGCGGTCGTCACCTGGTACGACAACCGCAGCGGCGAGACCAACGGCGGCACCGGGCCGAACGGGAGCAACAACTTTCTGCTGGAGCTCTACGGCACTACGAGCCGGGACGGCGGGCAGACCTGGGCGCAGGACTTCCGGGTCAGCGACTCCCCCTTCGACCCCGACCTCAATGCCCCCTGCCGCTTCAGCTGCGCCGCCGGCTCCACCCAGCAGACCCTGCGCATCGGCGAGTACAACGGCGTGTGGACGGTCGACGGGATCGGCTACGCGACCTGGACCGGTAACGCCACCCCACCGGCGGGCGGTAACCCGGCCGCGGGAGCGCAGACCACCTACTACGACACGTTCTCGATGCTCGGAGCCTTCCCCGACACATTCGAACCGAACGAGGCGACCGACACCGCCGTCGCCGCCGCACTCGGCTCGAACGACAGGTTCAACCAGGGCCGGCTCACCCTGCACAGCGCGACCGACGTCGACTTCTTCAGGGTCGAGGCCCGCCACACCGGACACCTGCACGCCGGAATCGCCTTCAACGAGGTGATCTCCGAGCTCCAGGTGCGCGCGTACGACAGGTTCGGCAACGAGGTCGGCACCGGAACCATCGCGGAGACCAGGCCGGGCAGCTCGACCAGCAAGCTCGCGATCCCGGTCGTCAAGGACCAGCCGTACTTCATCGCGGTCAGCGACAGCGGCATCAGCGACCCGACCGAGCCGGGTCAGGCATCACCGACCGATCCGCCGGAAGCGACCTACGACCTCACCATCGTCAACCGCGCGGCCCCCGAACCCTTTGGCCTCGACCTCAAGCGCGAGTCGGACTCGGGCCGGATCGACAACGACGACGTCACCAATGTCGCCGGACCGGAGATCCTCCTCAGAGTCGACGACTCGGAGCTGCAGGCCGCGGGCATCGAGCTGTCGCCGGAGAACGGCACAGCCGCTCTCGAGGACGACGTCCCCGGCTACAAGGTGGCCGTGGAGCGTGACGGACAGCGCGTCGGCCTCGCACAGCCGGTGGACCCGACTCTCAAGCCAGGGGTGTACGAGATCGACCTGGACCCCGTCCTGGTGGAGGGGGAGCATCTGATCACCGCCGAGGTACTGATCGTCGACCCGTCGGACGACCCGGACAGCGCCGGCATCCTCCACGACACCGGCTCGGGCAAGGAGAGCGCGCACGCGCTGGCGATCACGCTCGACACGACCGCACCGGCCGCACCGCTCAGTGCCCCCGACCTGTTGTCGTCGAGCGACACCGGTGGCAACGACATCGACAACATCACGACGATCACCAAGCCCGCCTTCCAGGGCTCGTCGGTCGAGCCGAACGCATTGGTGCGGCTGACGGCCGATCCGCCGGCGGGGGGACCGTCCGTGGTCGGGAAGGACACCGTCACCTCGGGCGGTGAGTACGAGATCGTCAGCGATCCGCTCGACGACGGGACATACGACATGGCCGTGCGGTTCGAGGACCTCGCCGGCAATGTGAGCCCGGCGTCACCGTCCCTGCCGGTGACCATCGCCAACCAGTCGCTCACGCTGTCGGGCGCGACCGCGGACGTTCTCGTCGACGTCGACCAGGGCACCGTGACGGGTTACCCCGATATCCCGGGCGGCTTCGTCGGTATCCGCGGGATCCCAGTGGTGAACCTCGACGCGGCCGGCAACGGTCTGGCCATTCAGGGCGGAGAAGGCGACGAGTCGCTGACGTTCACACCGACGAGCGCGAATGGAGGGCGTCTGACCCGGACGAACTCGCCGCAGGTGCTGAACCTCTCCGGAGTGACGGGCGACGTGGCGATCAACCCCGAGGGCGGCGACGACGAGGTCACCATCGTGGGCACTACAGGGGCCGATTCGATCCTCGGGACCGTGGACCTGCTGACCCTGCTCCGGGTCGAGGGGCTGCTGGGCCTCGAGATCACCACCGGCGAGACCGAGCGGATCGGCGTCACCGCGCGCGGCGGCAAGGACACGGTGGACCTCACCGCCAAGAACACGGTCAGCGCCCTGCTGTCCGTCGACTCGGGTCCCCCGAACACGGCCGCGCCGCCGCAGGGCGACACGCTGATCGTGCGCAGGGGCTCGCCCTTGGGCCTGCTCAGCAACGCGCCCGGCGGGCCGTTCACAGGAGAGGGGTCCGCTTTCGTCAGATACCCGCTGACGACCGGAGCCGAGACGCGCATCGACTACGCGCAGACGGAACGCGTGAAGCTCGTGCACTAG
- a CDS encoding carbon-nitrogen hydrolase family protein, with translation MKIAAAQFASVPGDVDANVHAMHGLIRAASVQGADLVVFAELAVTGYELELIAKDPALWVEEDDPRLDPIREACREERIAAVVNCVAARTGGARPAIASLVVGPRGELLTRYDKQHLHGPELDIFEAGTADGRFTLDGVRFALAICYDNRFPELAERAKQDNCQVYVASSALDVENDSFEAVYPVRARDNGLYVVLGNAVGLSDAGDCRGGSAVWGPDGAMTADAGTAAPGLAVAELPVQS, from the coding sequence ATGAAGATCGCAGCTGCGCAATTCGCGTCCGTGCCGGGCGATGTCGACGCCAATGTCCACGCCATGCACGGCCTCATCCGCGCGGCGTCCGTTCAGGGCGCGGATCTGGTCGTGTTCGCCGAGCTGGCCGTGACGGGGTACGAGCTGGAGCTCATCGCCAAGGACCCGGCGCTCTGGGTCGAGGAGGACGATCCGCGGCTCGACCCCATACGCGAGGCGTGCCGCGAGGAGCGCATCGCCGCCGTGGTGAACTGCGTCGCCGCCCGCACCGGCGGCGCGCGGCCCGCCATCGCCTCGCTCGTCGTCGGCCCGCGCGGTGAGCTCCTCACCCGCTACGACAAGCAGCATCTGCACGGCCCTGAGCTCGACATCTTCGAGGCGGGCACGGCCGACGGCCGGTTCACCCTCGACGGCGTCCGTTTCGCACTGGCGATCTGCTACGACAACCGTTTCCCGGAGCTCGCCGAGCGAGCGAAACAGGACAACTGCCAGGTGTACGTGGCCAGTTCGGCGCTCGATGTGGAGAACGACTCCTTCGAGGCGGTCTACCCGGTCCGGGCCAGGGACAACGGCCTGTACGTGGTTCTCGGCAACGCCGTGGGGCTCAGCGACGCCGGTGACTGCCGCGGCGGCAGCGCCGTCTGGGGCCCGGACGGTGCGATGACCGCCGACGCGGGCACCGCGGCCCCCGGCCTCGCGGTGGCGGAGCTTCCCGTCCAGTCCTAG
- a CDS encoding EI24 domain-containing protein: MRDLGVGFGYLMKGQRWVGGHGKWFGFGLLPGLVTLVLYAAALVGLGYGADDFAAWTTPFADDWSSPWQGLFRGFLTALVFCFGLFLAVITFTAVTLLVGQPFYESLSEQVDRTEGGDVPESGLPLWRELWISARDSLRVLARVVLYGVLLFALGFIPVVGQTVIPAIGFCVSGFFLAEELTAVALQRRGVELKDRLGLLRGRRLLTLGFGVPLTLAFLVPFLAVFLMPGAVAGATLMVRDLVAPDPEAEPASPARYTLHKD; the protein is encoded by the coding sequence ATGCGTGATCTTGGGGTGGGCTTCGGCTACTTGATGAAGGGCCAGCGCTGGGTCGGCGGGCACGGCAAGTGGTTCGGCTTCGGGCTGCTGCCCGGGCTGGTGACGCTGGTGCTGTACGCGGCCGCGCTGGTCGGCCTCGGCTACGGCGCCGACGACTTCGCCGCCTGGACGACACCCTTCGCCGACGACTGGTCCTCGCCCTGGCAGGGCCTGTTCCGGGGCTTCCTGACCGCGCTCGTCTTCTGCTTCGGGCTGTTCCTCGCGGTGATCACCTTCACCGCGGTGACGCTGCTGGTCGGCCAGCCCTTCTACGAGTCGCTGTCCGAGCAGGTCGACCGGACCGAGGGCGGCGACGTCCCCGAGTCCGGCCTGCCGCTCTGGCGGGAGCTGTGGATCTCCGCGCGCGACTCGCTGCGGGTCCTGGCGCGGGTCGTGCTCTACGGCGTACTGCTCTTCGCCCTCGGCTTCATCCCGGTCGTCGGCCAGACCGTCATCCCCGCCATAGGCTTCTGCGTGTCGGGCTTCTTCCTTGCGGAGGAGCTCACCGCGGTCGCCCTCCAGCGGCGCGGCGTCGAGCTCAAGGACCGCCTCGGGCTGCTGCGGGGCCGTCGGTTGCTGACCCTCGGCTTCGGAGTGCCGCTGACGCTGGCCTTCCTCGTGCCGTTCCTGGCCGTGTTCCTGATGCCGGGGGCGGTGGCCGGGGCGACGCTGATGGTGCGGGACCTGGTGGCGCCGGACCCGGAGGCCGAGCCGGCGAGTCCGGCCCGGTACACCCTGCACAAGGACTGA
- a CDS encoding NADP-dependent oxidoreductase: MSALPASGREWHLVARPHGWPKAEDFALREAPVTEPGEGRILVRNLYFSVDPYMRGRMNDVKSYTPPFKLDHPMEGGAVGEVIASGAEGFAVGDHVLHGLGWREYAAMPAKHATKVDASLAPLSAYLGVLGMTGLTAYAGLFDVASFKEGDAVFVSGAAGAVGSQVGQMAKLKGASRVIGSAGSDEKVKLLVEEYGFDAAFNYKNGPVGEQLKEAAPDGIDVYFDNVGGDHLEAAISSLKVHGRATICGMIAQYNNTEPTPGPRNLAMVIGKRLRLQGVLVGDHAALQPEFVREVAGWIASGELKYNETVVEGIENGYDAFLGLLRGENTGKMIVSLTS, encoded by the coding sequence ATGTCCGCACTCCCCGCGTCCGGTCGTGAATGGCACCTGGTCGCCCGCCCGCACGGCTGGCCCAAGGCGGAGGACTTCGCTCTGCGTGAAGCGCCGGTGACCGAGCCGGGCGAGGGTCGCATCCTCGTCCGCAATCTGTACTTCTCGGTCGACCCGTACATGCGCGGCCGGATGAACGACGTGAAGTCGTACACCCCGCCCTTCAAGCTCGACCACCCCATGGAGGGCGGCGCTGTCGGCGAGGTCATCGCCTCGGGAGCCGAGGGCTTCGCCGTCGGTGACCACGTCCTGCACGGGCTCGGCTGGCGCGAGTACGCCGCGATGCCCGCGAAGCACGCCACCAAGGTCGACGCCTCGCTCGCCCCGCTCTCCGCCTACCTCGGCGTGCTGGGCATGACCGGTCTGACCGCCTACGCCGGGCTCTTCGACGTCGCCTCCTTCAAGGAGGGCGACGCGGTCTTCGTCTCCGGCGCGGCCGGCGCGGTGGGCAGCCAGGTCGGCCAGATGGCCAAGCTCAAGGGTGCCTCCCGCGTCATCGGCTCGGCGGGCTCCGACGAGAAGGTCAAGCTTCTCGTCGAGGAGTACGGCTTCGACGCGGCCTTCAACTACAAGAACGGCCCCGTCGGGGAGCAGCTCAAGGAAGCCGCCCCGGACGGCATCGACGTCTACTTCGACAACGTGGGCGGGGACCACCTCGAGGCCGCGATCTCCTCGCTCAAGGTGCACGGCCGCGCCACTATCTGCGGCATGATCGCCCAGTACAACAACACCGAGCCGACCCCGGGACCCCGCAACCTCGCCATGGTCATCGGCAAGCGGCTGCGCCTGCAGGGCGTGCTCGTGGGCGACCACGCAGCGCTCCAGCCGGAGTTCGTCCGTGAGGTCGCGGGCTGGATCGCCTCCGGCGAGCTCAAGTACAACGAGACCGTCGTCGAGGGCATCGAGAACGGCTACGACGCGTTCCTCGGTCTGCTGCGCGGTGAGAACACCGGCAAGATGATCGTTTCGCTGACCAGCTAG
- a CDS encoding LysE family translocator: MTEVIAVAVITVLAVISPGADFAMVVRNSYLYGRTTGLLGAVGVAAGVLVHVTYTMLGVGLLIASSTELFTAIKLVGAAYLVYIGVRTFRARPDLAVDLESKPGLTRLGALRTGFLTNALNPKTTLFVVSTFTQVVGPDTHLWQQAGYGLFMSFAHLAWFGAVALFFSNSRLRTAMLRWQKTLNRAIGSVLVGLGVTLGFAR; encoded by the coding sequence ATGACCGAAGTGATCGCAGTCGCCGTCATCACCGTCCTCGCCGTCATCAGCCCGGGCGCCGACTTCGCGATGGTGGTGCGCAACAGCTATCTGTACGGCCGTACGACGGGGCTGCTCGGGGCGGTGGGTGTGGCCGCGGGCGTCCTGGTCCATGTCACGTACACGATGCTCGGCGTCGGCCTGCTGATCGCGTCGTCGACGGAGTTGTTCACGGCGATCAAACTGGTCGGCGCGGCGTACCTGGTCTACATCGGCGTACGCACCTTCAGGGCGCGCCCCGATCTGGCGGTGGACCTGGAGTCCAAGCCGGGCCTGACGCGCCTGGGCGCGCTGCGCACCGGCTTCCTCACGAATGCGCTCAACCCGAAGACGACGCTCTTCGTGGTCTCCACGTTCACCCAGGTGGTGGGCCCGGACACCCACCTGTGGCAACAGGCGGGCTACGGCCTGTTCATGTCCTTCGCCCACCTGGCGTGGTTCGGCGCGGTGGCGCTGTTCTTCTCCAACTCCCGCTTGCGCACGGCGATGCTGCGCTGGCAAAAGACCCTGAACCGAGCGATCGGCTCGGTCCTGGTGGGCCTGGGAGTCACTCTGGGCTTCGCCCGCTGA